Proteins encoded together in one Herpetosiphonaceae bacterium window:
- a CDS encoding methylmalonyl-CoA mutase family protein, with the protein GVNKYAVQEPLEIPLLEMDPEGERKHLDRLNRVRRERDQERVAEALEALRVAAQGDQNLMYPVLDCVRAYATMGEICDVLREVFGIYREVLVV; encoded by the coding sequence GGCGTCAATAAGTATGCCGTGCAGGAGCCGCTGGAGATCCCTCTTCTGGAGATGGACCCCGAAGGCGAGCGCAAGCATCTTGATCGGCTCAACCGCGTGCGCCGCGAGCGCGACCAGGAGCGCGTGGCCGAGGCGCTTGAGGCGCTGCGGGTTGCGGCTCAGGGCGATCAAAACCTGATGTATCCGGTGCTCGACTGTGTGCGCGCCTACGCGACGATGGGCGAGATCTGCGATGTGCTGCGCGAGGTCTTCGGCATCTATCGCGAGGTGCTGGTCGTCTAG